The Nicotiana tomentosiformis chromosome 9, ASM39032v3, whole genome shotgun sequence genome contains the following window.
TTTTCTATTGATATGTAGTTAATCTTATATAAAGTTAAAAACCAATTTGGTGTATTATCTTATACAACCACCAACGTGGAATCCATGTATATAAGTTTTGTATGAATAAAGCAACAAAAAGACAATACTATCTTTGGTCTTTTCCTAGAAAGCTGTGAAGGTCAAGTCTCCGAGGTTATAACTGTAATCTCATTATCTTTTAGTTTAAAACATAAACAAATAATTTAAATGGTATCTTGTTTATCCAAGTTTAGTACAATGAACCAATATCGAAATGAATAATTTTGTATTGCTAATTTCAATATTACCAGTCCCTACATTACTAATCTTGTACTATAATCCACATATAACTTCTTGGAACCAATCTTTTCTGAATTTGGCTGCTCAATGAGGCaaaacaaaaggaaaagagaGGGCGAGAAAACAAAGAATAATGAAAACTATAATTGTAATAATACCCTCTAcattgttatgaaaatattatattgggAATGTCTATTCATTACTCTACTATAGATAATTTtgatgaagaagattatccatttagtactctgttgaagtttatctacaagcagctgatgcaggcaggttgcaagcaactcaatgaaataatttgcagcaCCTTCTTATTCAACAGACAGGTTGCAAgaagctcatgcagacaacttacaagcagctcatgcaggcaggttgcaagcaactcaatgaaatgatttgcatcaacttcttattaaacaggcaggttacaAGCAGCTTATGCaaacaacttacaagcagctaaagaaaagccttgcaactgcttcatttcttctataaatagaggagttttcagttcattatgaacataagtttaaaagttgaataatatatcagtttctctcaaTACTTGTCtctactttacagtctttatttataacacgttatcagcacgagattcttccatctcgaggaaatactttgaaagtatcagaggtacgaactttctttttctaaataatgtcaaatctttctaaacttgaatttgtagccctggatatatcgggcaaaagctacatgtcttgggtgcttgatgccgaaattcatcttgatgcgatgggtctagcAGACActatcaaggacaaaaatcaggtatcaaaccaagaccgtgccaaagcaatgatattcctgcGTCGTCACCTTGATGAGGGACTAAAattggaatatcttactgttaaagatccagtcatactgtggaataatttgaaagatagatatgaccacctgaagatggtcgttcttccacaggcacaatatgattggactcatttaaggctacaagattttaaatctatcagtgagtataactctgttatgttcagaattatttctcaattaaaattatgtggtgataataatagtgatcatgatatgttggagaaaacttttaccacttttcatgtctcgaatatgctcctgcagcaatatcgagagatgggattcaaaaagtattctgaacttatctcacatcttcttgtagccgagcaacataatgggctattaataaaaaatcatgaaaGTCGACCAACTGGTTCtcatccattccctgaagtgaataaGATGAACtttcaccaagctaagcgtggaagaggccgtggccccagtcgtggtcatggtcaTGGTCGGaaaagaaactctaatcatggtaataatgatgcaccaaagaaccctcctcaccaccagcagtggaaagggaaggaacaaaagcatgaagcggtgcaagcagcaaagccagaaaatatatgttatagatgtggaggaaaagggcattgGTCACGTACCTATCGTAcaccaaagcacctggttgagctttatcaagcctccctgaagaaggcagagaaaaatgctgaagcaaattttatttctgaagataatttagacttcatgcatttggatgttgCTGATTACTTTTCACTTCCAGAAGGAGAAATAAGTCATATGATCGGTGgtgaatctgtagaaatataaatattttaattctgGTTATTTGTAATAGATAGTAtgattatgtaattgttgtacataaataaaagttatgctttgataatgatgtttactataacatattttatttacgtcattttgaagaatatagataatcctcaaattatgtttggatcaaagaccaatcatgaagatatttgtgtaattgatagtggaataactcatgccatattcaaggatcagaaatacttttcttatttgcataaggaaaaagcaaatatttcaacaatttctggtaatataagtttgattgaaggctctagaagagcaattatatttctgtctaagggaacaaaacttataataaacaatgcattattctcctccaagtcccgaagaaacttgttgagttttatagatatccgtcgaaatgggtatcatgttgagacgacaaatgaaattaatatagaatatctttgtattacaaagaatgtttctggccagaagtgcattgtagaaaagttaccaactttatcttctggcttatactattcaaagattagtacagttgaagcacactctatcataaaccagaagtttactgattcaaatatttttgtgctttggcatggccgtttgggacattctggatcaataatgatgagacgaattactgaaaattcgattgggcatccattaaagaacctgaagattcttacaaataataaattttcttgtgatgtttgttatcaaggcaaaatgatcactagaccatcaccaatgaaggttggcattgaatcccctgcctttttagaacgtatacatggggatatatgtggacctattcacccaccaagtgggctgtttatatattttatggtcctaatagatgcaagatggtctcatgtgtgcctactatcatctcgcaacctggtgtttgcaaagctattagcccaaataattcgattaagggcacaattcccaggttatcctataaaggctattcgccttgataatgctggagaattctcatctcaagattttgatgattactgcctatcagttgggataaaaattgaacatcatgtagcttatgttcatactcaaaatggcattgcagagtcatttattaaacgcctgcaattgatagcaagaccactacttatgaaaacaaaattgcccactactatttggggccatgctatcttgcatgcagcatcacttatccgtcttaGACCGACACATTACAATAAAtgttctccgtcacaattagtttttggtcatgaaccagatATTGCCCAtatacgaatttttggatgtgctgtatatgtgccagtaacACCACCACATCACAGTAAGATGGGTCCACAGAGAAGgataggaatatatgttgggtttgaatcaccctctattattcgctatcttaaACCATTGATGGAAGATTTATTTACTgttcgatttgcagattgtcggtttgataaaacaaatttcccacaattagggggagagataaaggaaatcaaaagaaatattgtgtggaaaattttatcattatctcattttgatccacgtacccctatatgtaattaAGAGGTCCATAAGGTCATtcatttataaaatatagcaaattaaatgccagacgcatttacttatttgaaaaggataactaagtcacatatccttgcagagaatgtgcctatacgaattgatgtcccaacatgaccatctactagcatgagaactagtgaacctaaagcatgcctgaagcgtggtaggcctttgggttctaagtatcgaaatcctcgaaaaagaaaatcgacaaatgatcaaaacaaTACTataaagggatctcctgaagagacccaagatc
Protein-coding sequences here:
- the LOC138898990 gene encoding uncharacterized protein; this translates as MSIHYSTIDNFDEEDYPFSTLLKFIYKQLMQAGRLQAAYANNLQAAKEKPCNCFISSINRGVFTEQHNGLLIKNHESRPTGSHPFPEVNKMNFHQAKRGRGRGPSRGHGHGRKRNSNHGNNDAPKNPPHHQQWKGKEQKHEAVQAAKPENICYRCGGKGHWSRTYRTPKHLVELYQASLKKAEKNAEANFISEDNLDFMHLDVADYFSLPEGEISHMIGGESVEI